The genomic segment GCTTGACGGGATCGCCGGGTATCAGCCGGAAGAGGAAGAAGCTGGTCACCAGCACGGCGAACAGGGAGACGGCTGCGCCGCCCAACTTGCCCGCCACGTAAAGCGGATAGGCGCGGGTTCGCGGACCACGGGCCGGGGGACCGGCCTCCGCCGGGCCCCCGGCCCCGGCGCGGTCCACGCCCGTGGCGACCGTCATGGACGCGGGAGTGTCGTCAGCGCTCATGGCTAGGCACGGTCCTCCGCGGTGGACCGGCGCCGCAGGGCGATCAGCAGCCCGCCACCGGCCAGGACGACGACGGCCGCACCGACGCCGATGAGCACCCCCGTCGACCCACCGCCACCGCCACCGTCGGCCGACGATCCGGCCGGGACCGCCGACCACCAGCTCCAGTAGCCGTCCTGTCCCCAGATGTTGCCCGCGGCGGCCGGCATCGTGGTGATCGATTCGATCTGGTCGGTGCGGTAGGCCTCCACGGCGTTCGGGTACGCCATGACGTTCATGTACCCGGAGTCGTACAGCCGCGACTCCATCCGCTTGACGATTCCGGCGCGCCTCGCCGGGTCGTACTCGGCGAGCTGCTGGTCGTAGAGCCTGTCGTACTCCTTGTCGCAGATGAAGTTGTCGGTCGTCGCGGACGTCCTCGGCCTGGTGGGCAGGGCGGCGCAGGTGTGGATCGACAGCACGAAGTCCGGGTCCGGGTTGACGGACCAGCCGTCGAAGGCGAGGTCGTACTCACCGGCGTACCAGGGGTCGGTGACGTTGTCGAGGCAGTCGACCTTCAGACCGATGCCGAGGCCGCCCCACCACTCCTGGAGGTACTTGCCGACCGCCTTGTCGTTGGGGTCGGTCGCGTGGCAGAGGATGCGGAGGTCCAGTGGCCTGCCGTCCTTGCCGACGCGCTTGCCCGCGGCGTTCTTCCGGTAGCCGGCGTTGTCGAGGAGGGCGGCGGCCCGCCGCGGGTCGTACGCCTGCTTCCGCTCGGCGGGCGGCTGCCAGAAGTACGTGGAGAAGCGGGGCGGGATGTAACCCGCGCCTTCCACCGCGTGGCCCTGGAACACCTTGTCGATGACGGTCCGGCGGTCGACGGCCAGGAAGAGCGCCTGCCGGACCCGCTGGTCGAGGAGCGCGGGATTCCCGTCGCCGAACTCCGTACCGTCCTTGGTGCGGGCACCGGGGTTGACGGCCAGCGCGTAGAAGCGCCTGCCCGGTGCGTCGTTCACCTTGATGTTCTCGGTGTTCTTCAGCGAGGCCGACTGGGCGGGCGTCAGGCTCGGGCTGCCCGCGACGAAGGACACCTCCCCCTTGCGCAGCGCCGCGACGGCCGCGTCCTGGTCCTTGTAGTAGCGGAAGACGATCTCGTCGAACTTCGGCGAGCCGCGCCAGAAGTCCTTGTTCGCCCTGAGCCTGACGTAACTGTCGACCTTGTAGTCCGTGAGGACGAACGGCCCGTCACCGACGATCGGGAACGCCGTGTCGTTGTTGAACTTCGAGAAGTCGCCGACCTTCTCCCAGATGTGCTTCGGGACGATCGGCACGTCGAGCGCGGTCATCGTGGCCTGCGGCCGCTTCAGCTGGATGACCAGCTTCTCCGGCCCGGCCGCCGTCACCTTCCTGAAGTTGGTGACGAAGCTGCCGTTCGCGGTGGCCGCCGCTTCGTCGGTCATGATCTTGTCGAAGGTCCAGGCCGCGTCCTCGGCGGTGACCCGCTGCCCGTCCGACCAGGTGGCGTCGGAGCGGATGGTGTACGTCCACGTCAGCTTGTCCGCCGACGGCTCCCACGTGGTGGCCAGGCCGGGGATCGCGTGGTTGTCCTGGGGATCGTAGTTCGTCAGGAAGTCGTACATCAGCCGGTGGACACTGGTGCTCACCAACCGCTGGGCGAGGAACGGACTCAACGAGTCGACGCTCTGCGCCACCGCGACCGTGAGCGTGGTCCTGCCGTCTCCACCGTCGGCGGCCCGCGCGCTCTGCGCGGCCGGGGACAGCGGAGCGCCGGGTAAGACCGATCCGGCCGCCAGTGCGAGCGCGGCGACACCGGAGGCGAGGAGCAGGCGCAGTCGAAGGCGTGGCTGGTGGGGAGAGCTGGGCGGAACGCTTGTGACCATGGACGGGACCTCGCGTCATGACTCGCACGGAGAATGGCGGATGGCTCTCGGGTTCGTCAGCTGGTGATGCGAGGTCTACCAGCGGCGGTCGAGCCGCGTCAACGGTCCGTGGACACCCCGTGTGGTCTGCGGTAATACGCGAAGGACCCGCACCGGGGGGCGGTGCGGGCCCTCATTGGTCCAGACCTCTTGGCCTACTGCTGGGGCGGTCGCGAAGACGGCGGACCGGCCGGTCCGGCCGTGCCGGGCGGCGACTGCCGCAGGTCGTCGGGGCTCGGCTGCGGAGGGTGGGGCTGTTGTGCCTGGGGCTGTTGCGTCTGGTGCTGTTGAGGTGGTTGCGGGTACTGCGGATATTGGTACTGCTGCGGGGGCTGTTGGGCCGGATAGGGCTGCTGTGGCGGATACGGCTGTTGAGGGAACGACTGCTGAGGAAACGGCTGGTGGGGAGACGGCTGGTGGGGAGACGGCTGTTGCGACGGCGCCTGACCGCCGTACGGCTGATGCTGAGGATTCGGCTGCTGTGACTGCCGCGCCGACGGGTGCTGCCCGGGCGCGTAGGGCTGTCGGCCCGGCCCCTGGGGTCCGGGCATCGGCGGAGCGTACTGCGGCGGCGGGCTGCTGCCGTCCGACGTCCACAGCCCCTGCTGTTGCTGGGCGCGTGCGAAGTCCTCGGCGACGAGCGCGGAGAGGTTGAAGTACGCCTCGCGGGTCTTGGGACGCATCATGTCGAGGTCGACCTCGGCCCCGGCCGCCAGATGCTCGTCGAACGGTACGACGACGACGCCCCGGCAGCGCGTCTCGAAGTGCCGCACGATGTCGTCGACCTTGATCATCTTTCCGGTCTCACGTACCCCGGAGATCACCGTCAGCGAGCGCTGCACCAGCTCCGCGTACCCGTGGGCCGAGAGCCAGTCCAGTGTGGTGGAGGCGCTGGACGCACCGTCGACCGACGGCGTCGAGATGATGATCAGCTGGTCGGCGAGATCCAGCACGCCACGCATCGCGCTGTACAGCAGACCGGTACCGGAGTCGGTCAGGATGATCGGGTACTGCTTGCCCAGGACGTCGATCGCCCGCCGGTAGTCCTCGTCGTTGAAGGCCGTGGAGACCGCCGGGTCCACGTCGTTGGCGATGATCTCCAGGCCGGAGGACGCCTGGGAGGTGAACCGGCGGATGTCCATGTAGGAGTTGAGGTACGGGATCGCCTGGACCAGGTCGCGGATGGTCGCCCCGGTCTCGCGACGCACCCGGCGGCCGAGCGTACCGGCGTCCGGGTTCGCGTCGATGGCGAGGATCTTGTCCTGCCGCTCGGTGGCCAGGGTCGAGCCGAGTGCGGTGGTCGTCGTGGTCTTGCCGACACCGCCCTTGAGGCTGATGACGGCGATCCGGTAGCAGGACAGCACGGGGGTACGGATCAGCTCCAGCTTCCGCTGCCGCTCGATCTCCTCCTTCTTGCCACCGAGCTTGAACCGGGACGCCGAGGAGGGGTTGCGGCTGCTCTTGGCCTTCTGCTTGCCCCGGACCAGCCGGTCCGACGACAGTTCGACGGCCGCCGTGTACCCCAGCGGGGCGCCCGGGACGGAACGCTCACGCTGATCGTGGGTGACGGGCGTGGGCCAGGCGGCGCCCGCGCGTGGATCGACGGGCGGGGTGTGGGACGGCTGGGGCTGGGGGGACGGTTGTGCCTGTGGGGGCAGCTGACCGTCGTACGGGTGCTGCGGGGGATACGCCTGTGGAGGCTGCTGCCGCTGAACGGGCTCAGGGGCGGGCGGCTGCTGCGCTGCCACGGGTGCGGGCGACTGAGACGTCCCCTGGACCGGCGGCAGAGGGGCGCCGCCCAGCCGGCCGGGGAATTGCGGAGGCTGGGGCTGCTGAGCTGTGGGGTGGGCCGGTGGCTGGGGCAGGGGCTGGGCCGGGGGGAAGCCGTAACCGTTCCGGGGCTGCGGCTGGTGCTGGTGCGGCGGGTAGGGCTGCGGCGGGTACGGCTGGGCCTGCGGCTGCGGCTGCGGCTGCGGCTGAGCCTGGGGCTGCGGTTCGGTGCCCTGCGGGAACCCATAACCGCCCTGCTGAGCAGGGGTGTTCGGGTACGCGGGCGGTTGCTGGACGGGCGGCGTCCGCGGGCTCTGTGGCACCTGCGTTGAGTGCGGGCCCGGTGGGAAGCCGTAACCCCCCGGTACGTCGGCGGCGGGAACCGGTGCGGGCCACTGCGGGGCCGACGGGGGAGCGGAGGGCTGCGGAGTCGCGGGCTGGAAGGCGGGCGGCAGCGGCGGCAGTCCCCCCTGCGCGGAAGGTGCCTGGGACCAGGGTGCCGGCGCGGGCGGGGGTACGTGGACGGGGAGTTCCGGGGAGGGCGTGTCGGCGGGTCCGCTGTCGGTGGTGGCGACCACGGCATCGGGCCCATGGCCGGGACCGGGCTCGGCGTCCTCGTCGGCACCGGTGTCCGAACCGATAACGGCGGCATCGGCGTCGATGCCCGCACCTGTGTCCGTGTCTGTTCCAAGGGCCGTGGCGGGCCGGGCGTCCGTGCCCGGCCCGGAGGCGTTCCCGGCCGTCGGGGCGACCGGGCCCGTACCGTCGTCCGGATCACCGTTTGTCCCGCCGTCGGCCTCGTCGGAGACCGCGGGACCGGCCACCGGGAAGTCGCCCGACAGGGAGTCGGCGCCCGCTTCCGCTGGAGGGGCGTCCTCGGGCCCGGCTCCGGAGCGCATCTCGCGCTTGGGCTCAGCTTCGGCGCCGGTGGCGCCCTCGGCGTCGGTTCCCGGGCTGACCGCCGTATCGAAGCTCCCGCTCCCCGCTCCGTCCGGACCCGTCTCCGGGGGCGTGATCCCCGCGGCGGCGTCACGCTCGGCGAACTCACGCTTCAGCGCGGCCGATGAGAAGCGCATGGTCGCCCCGCTCTCCACATCACCACCCCCGAACGGGTCCGGCGCACCGTCACCGTCCGCCGTCGCGACGGGGACAGGGGAGGAGGCGGGTGTGGCCGGCTCCGGCGTCCGGTGCGGTTCGAAACCACTGCCGTCAGGCAGTCCGGGCACGGAAACCGGCGCCCCCCTCGGCGGGGGCGGTGTCACGGAGGCGCCCGGCCCCGCCGCCGCGCCCGACGCGTCTCCCGACGCGTTCTGCGTGTACCAGGCGGGCGGGGTGTAGTCGATGGTGAACTCACCCGTCATCTCGGCGGGCTCCGCGTCGGACTGATCGTCGACGGGTGTCTCCCAGGCCCTGCGGATCTCGTCACGATCGCCGTTCACTCTGCCTCCTGATGTGGTCGAGCACCCTTGTGCCGTGGTGGGTGGGGGCGACCGTTCCCGATGTCCGATACGCCCGGCTCTACCCCGTGGGACGCGCTTGGCCCGCCCGTAGGTTCTTCTCGCGCGCCCGGACCCACCCTAATCGCCGGACGCCCCGCTCCGGCAGGCCCGTACCGCACGGCGGGAGCGACCCCGCGCACGGCACGGCGGGCACGGTCCCGTGCACCGCACGGCGGGAACAGCCCTTCTCCGGGGAGCACTCACCCGCCCAAGTGAAGCGCACCCGAAGGAACATGACGCTCGATCCGGTCAGACCCGTACAACTCACGGCGGAATCCGCGCGATGCGCGTACCACCGCCGACGCGGCACAGGGGTGGCCCCGCCCATGGCGGGTGACCACCCCTGTGCCGCGTCGGCGGCCTGTCGCGCCCTCCCGGGCACGCGTCACGCCTACTTGAGGTCGAACTCGCCGTCCCTGGCGCCCAGTACGAACGCACGCCACTCCGCCTCCGTGTACCGCAGCACGGTGTCCGGGTCCAGCGACGACCGCATCGCGACCGCGCCTCCCGGCAGATGCGCGATCTCTACCCGCTCCTCCACGTCCTCCGTGCCGGGAGGGCACAGCCACTTCACGTCCGAGATGTCGAGCGCGTACAGCTCGTCCTTCTCCTGCTGGGTTCCCATATCGGTGTCCCTTCGATCGAACCTGTCATTCGCACCGCCCATGCTCCCCGGTGCACATGTCCGTGAGGGCGAAAATCGGGCAGAATTCAGTCCATTCTGCGTGCTGTGCCCAGCAGACCGGTCTCCGCGTCCGTCGCGCGCGTCATCACCCAGTGGCGCTCACGCCCCGCGCCCCACAGCGTGACACCGTCCGCCAGCGTCGGCAGGGCCTCGCTCTCGGCCCGGGACAGCCCCAGAATGCGGCCGATCTGTTCGGCCTCCTCGGGTGAGACCCGCTGGATGCCCACCAGCGCGGCCGAGCGCATCAGCCGGGGCGCCACCGGGCTCATGTACGGCAGCAGCGTCAGCACGGACTGCCACGGCGACGACACCACCCGGCCCCGGGGCGGGCGCATCCCGCAGTCCCGTACGACCACCACCGGACTGCTCACCGTCGCACCCGTCGGCGGCACCCGTCCCACATCGTGCAGGGTGATGCACTCAAGACCCGCGCCGGCCGCCTGCGCCAACGCCGTCCACGCCTGTGCGCGGCCCGTCTCGACGGCCACCCGCGCCCCGGTACCGGCCGCGCGCAGCGCCAGCACCTGCGCCGTCCACAGCCCACCGATCAGGAGTACGTCGTACGGCGTCGGGCGGTGGAACGCGATCAGCTGCGGACGTCCCTCCGCGTCGTCGCCGATCACCACGCCGTCGTCCCCGACCGGCAGCGACAGCGCCGCCAGGTCCGCCGTCGCCAGGGTGTGCCCCGCGTGACGCGGACCGCGCAGCCCGCGCCTCGCCGCCATCCGGTTCCTCACCGCGCACCACCCAGCGGAAGCGTCGCCAGCACCCCGGGCAGCTGCTCACGGTCCAGCCGCACCAGACCGACCTTCGCGTACCGTGCCGCCTGCTCCAACGTCCTTCGTACGCCGACCAGTTCGGTGTCCGATCCACCGGTGATCCGGACATGCCCGCTCACGGTCGTCGCTCCCCGGTGCGCACCGCGCCGCACGGTGAGGCTGAAGGTCGTCGCATAGGCGGGGACCGAGGTCAGCAGGGACACGAGGCGGGGCAGCGGCGTCGCGCCCCGGCCCAGCTCGGGCCAGCGGTCGACCGCGTACGTGGTGTGCCAGCGGTCGTCGCACCGCCACACCCTCGACGTCTCCGACGTCCGCCGCTGATGGCCGGAATCAGGCCGTCCGGCTCGTGCCGACAGCATCGGGTTGGCACACGCCGAGGTCGCCACCGCGGAGTTCAACTCGTCCTGGTCCAGCACCGCGGCCCGGAACCCGGCACCGGTGATCCGGCTCGCGACATGGTCCGCCACCCGCACCAGACACCGCTGCGCGCCACCGAGACCGCCCCCGCGCGCCTCGACCGCCTCCCGGCACAGCTGCGGGTCCAGCTTCACGGCCACCCACGTCATCCGCAGCGCGGGCGCCCCCGTCTTCTCCTGGAGCGGCGCGTACGACAGCCGGGCCACCGACCGCTGGGGGAGATGCGGAGCCGGGGCCGACCGCACCTGCTGGACCAACTGCGCCGACTCCAGCACGATGTCGTCCACCTCCAGCGCGTCACCCAGCAGGGACAGCGGGAGCGCCCGGGCGCCGGCGGCCGGACGCAGTGCCTCGCCGCCCGCCTCGACCCGTACCACCGCGGTCAGGAAGGTGCCGTCCCCGAGCATCCCCACCGTGCGTCGGTTCCGGTCGACATACCCGGAAGGACCGAACCCGGGCACACCCTCCGTGACCGGTGCCAGCGTCGGCTCCACGTCCGGTGCCCGACCCGTCCGTACCGCGGACCCGGTGGCCCGTCCCCGGGCACGCAGCGCCAGCGCCGTCGCCAGCCAGTCCTGAACGGCGCGGCCCCGACGGCGTACCACCGCGAGCAGCACCAGCGCACAGGCGACCACGACGGCCGGTACCACCCAGGGCGTGCCGAGCACGGCCCCCACGGCCGCCACCGCGAGCGCCGCCTCGACGAGCACCAACTGCCGCAGCAGCGGGCCGAGCCGGCCGGTCCGCGAAATGGACCGCAGGGTGGTCGCCGCGGGCGCTCCCAGGGGTGTCGTGGCGGATGGGACGGACCGGCCGTTGCGGCGTTGCCGTCGGGAACTGCCGGAGGCCCGCGCGGTAGCCCGCCCCGTGCGCCGGCGCGTCGCCGTACTCATCGCCGCGTTGCCCCCTCGTGTCCGAATTAGCCGTTTTTTCACGGGTGTTGACCGGGCGATCACCCTACCTGAGCAGGTGGGGCGAGACGTCAACAGGCATAGTAGGGGGGCCGGTCCGGCCGCAGTGCCCGTCGACGGATGTGGGAACCTGGTCGCCCACTGGGGAGAAGGGGCAGCGGACACATGGCATCGCGGCGAGACGAGCTCAACGCCTACACCTTCGCGAAGCGCAGGCTCATCGCACAGTTCCTCCAGCCCAACCCGACCGGTTCCGAGGAGGGCGCGCCGCGCCCGCTGCGCGCGGTGGTCCCGGGCGCGATCGTCGGTGTGGTGGTCCTCGCGGTCTTCGGGGCCTGGGGAATGTTCAAGCCGGTCGCGCCCAAGGGCTGGGACACCCCCTTCGAGAACGTCATCATCGCCAGCAAGTCCACCACCCGCTATGTGGTGTTGAAGACCGAGGGCAAGACCCAGCTCCATCCGGTCCTCAACATGTCGTCGGCCAAGCTCCTCCTCGATCCGGACAAGGGGAAGGTCGTCACGGTCGCCGAGTCCGAACTCGACAGCGGCCGGATTCCGCACGGCGCGACCCTCGGCATCCCGTACGCCCCCGACCGGCTGCCCGACACCCGTGAGGCCGGAGCGGCCAAACGCTGGGCCGTCTGCGAGCGGCCCGGTGAGGGGGGCCGGGCCATCCAGAAGGCGGCGTTCGTCCTCGCGGAACGCGACCGGGACAGGACGGAGGGCGCGGGCCGGCTGACCGGTGGTGAGCTGATGTACGTCGAGGGACCCGACCGCACCCGGTACGTCGTGGACGCGAACGGTACGGCGTACTCCCTGGCCAAGGACGAGCTGCTGCTGCGCACCCTGGTGGGCCAGGACCGCCCCGCCCAGCGGGTCTCCGACGCCTGGCTCGCGACCCTGCGCACCGGGGACCCCATCACCTTCCCCAGGGTCCAGGGAACCCCCGGCGCCGACGCGGGTGTCGCCGGCGACCTGGGAACGGAGGCGAACAAGGTGGGCATGGTCCTCGCCGCCACCTCCGGCACCCGGACACAGCGGTACGTCGTGCTGCCGGGCCGGGTCGCGCCCGTGTCCGACTTCACCGCCAAGCTGCTGCTCAGCAGCCGGGACCTGATCGGCCTCGGCCAGGCGGGCAACGCGCTGCCCGTCAGCGCCGCCGCGTTCGAACCGGGCCAGGCGTTCGGCCGGAACCATGACTGGCCCGAGTACGCGCCGAAGCCGGTCAACTCCGCGGGTACGACGAAGGGAAGCCGGAACACGGTGTGCAACGTGCTGCGGAGCGTGCGGAAGTCCGACGGCGCCACCACCCTCAGCACCTGGGTCGGCGCGGACTTCCCCGCGACGCTTCCCACCGGCTCCAGCAGCGCGTACGTCACGCCCGGATCGGGCCTGCTGTTCCGCCAGTTCAAGGGGTCCAGGACGGACACCGGTTTCCTCTTCCTGGTCACCGACACCGGTCTGCGCTACGCGATGCAGTCCAACGGCGACAGCGCCGCCGACGACTCGGGCATCGGGGAGTCCGGCTCCGAGAAGGACAGGGAGGCGGCCCGGCAGGAGGCGCAGCAGGCCCAGAACCGGCTCGGGTACAAGGACGTCGTACCCGCTCCCGTCCCGGCCGCCTGGTCCTCCTTCCTGCCGACCGGTCCGCGGCTGTCCACGTCGGACGCCCGGCAGCCGCAGGGCTCATGAGGGGCGGGCCCGTGACGTACACGTACCGACGCCTGCTGTTCGCCGTCGCCGCGACCGCCGTCACGCTCATCACCGTGCCGGTCGCTCCGGCCGTCGCCGACGACTCGACCCAGTGCACCTTCCCGGCGAAGGAATACCCGGGCCGCCCATGGGCGTTGCAGCGCGTGCTGTTGGACGAACTCTGGAAGCAGTCCACCGGGAAAGGGGTGCGCGTCGCGGTCATCGACACCGGGATCGACATCAGGAACCCCCAGCTCGCCCATGCCGTCGACGTCAAGAGCGGCCGCAACTTCCTGCGCAAGGACCTCAAGTCGGAGGACGGCGCGCCGATCAAACGCGGCAGGGAGGACGGCACGACGGACGGAGTCGGCCACGGCACCAAGGTCGCCGGCATCATCGCGGCCCGCCCGGCCAAGGGCACGGGCTTCACCGGACTCGCGCCCGACGCCACCCTGATCCCGGTCCAGCAGAACGACGCGGACGGCCACGGCACGGCCGAGACCCTCGCCGACGCCATCCACTACGCCGTCGACGACGCGCACGCGGACGTCATCAACATCTCCCAGGACACGGCCAACGCCTTGGAGCCGTCCCCCGTCCTGAAGCAGGCGGTGGAGGACGCCCTGGCCAAGGACGTCGTCGTCGTCGCCTCCGCGGGCAACGACGGCCTGGGCGGCAACGCCAAGAAGACCTATCCGGCCTCGTACGAGGGCGTCCTGGCCGTCGCCGCCTCCGACCGCAACAACGAGCGCGCGGCCTTCTCCCAGTCCGGCGAGTTCGTGGGGGTGGCGGCCCCCGGCGTGGACATGGTCTCCACGGTGCCGGGTGGTGGCCACTGCTCCGACAACGGGACCAGTTTCTCGGCCCCGTACGTCGCCGGGGTCGCCGCGCTGATCAAGGCCAAGCACCCCGGCTGGACGCAGAGGGAGATCGTCGCGCAGATCCAGCAGACGGCCGAACGCTCGATCGCGGGCCACGACCGACTGGTGGGCTGGGGCGTCGTCGACCCGGTGCGCGCCCTGAGCGAGGACGACAAACCCGTCGAACGACCGGTGGCGAACGAGGGCGTGAGCCGCGCCGAGGCCCCCACCCCCGCCGAACTCCACCTCGGCGAGACGGCGGAGGAACGCAACCAGCGCCTCGCCACCTACGTGGTGGTGGGCGGGGTCGTCCTGGTCGCCGCGATCTCCGGCACCGCCGTGGCACTCAGGGACGCCCGCCGCCGCACGGCGGGCGCGACGCGCCGGCCCACCGGCTGACGTACCCCCGCATCGACGCCCCGAAATGGGAAGTCACGTGGCCGACAAGGCAGTTGGCCCTGTTGGAGGCAGTGGATAGAGTGGTATGCGTGCGAGCGGTGTGTCGTTCACGGCAATGCGATCGCAACGCACAACAGCTTGAGCAAACGGGGAACGGGGAAGGGCAGGCATCGTGAGCGGTGCGAACGGTGGCGGGGGAGGCCCGTCCAAAGGAGCGAGCGACCTCGAACACGGCGTGGGCGCGCTGGAGAAGTTCAGGGACCGGGTCAACACCTTGCTGGCGAACTTCGAGAGTTCCGCGGGCGGAAGGTCCAAGGTGGCCGCCCAGACGGTCTCCCGCACCTCACTGAGCGGCACGAACGCGGGCTTCGCGGAGGCGGACGGGCTCTACACCCAGTACAACCGCGTCCACGAGGCACTCGTCTCGCTGTCCAGGTCACTGGGTGAGCAGATCGAGTACCTGAGCCTGGGGGTGCAGGCGGCGAGCGTCGGATTCGACAACGTGGACAACGACGTGCGGGCGCGGTTCCACGCGATCGAGGCCCGACTGGCGAAGGAGAACGGACAGGCACCGCACGAGGCCGGTTCCGGGCAGCCGCGCACCGACGGTTCGACCGGTTCGGCCTACGACGATCTGGGGGACAGCTGATGAGCGAACAGCAGCCCGAACTGGCGCCCGAGGAACAGCGCGAACAGGACCAGGGGCGGGTTCGGACCCAGATCTTCACCACGGACGTCGTCCGGACCGTCGAGCGGGTGACCGACGCGCTGCCTTTCGGCGGTGGACCCCGCAACCACGGCCGCACCTCGTTCGAGGGCCATGATCTCAACGTGATGATCGACCTGGTCGAGGCGTCGAACCCGGAGCACCTGGAGAGCGCGGGGCAGGCCTTGTGGAACGCCCGGGACGCCATCCGGGAGGCCGCCAAGGAACTCGGCGAACACATCGACCGGGTCGACTGGCAGGGCGAGTCGGGTAACGCCTTCCGGGAATGGGGGAAGGGCCTGGTCGGCCACGCCCAGAAGCTGGGTGACTTCGCGGACGCGGCGGGCACGCAGATCACGGTCGCGGGCACGGGCCTCGCCTCGGTACGCAAGTCGATGCCACCGCGCGACGACCGGCTGGACCCGAAGAAGGTCGACGAGATCGAGCTGCCGAAGCGCACGGACGCCAACCCGGAGTACGCGGCGGCGGTCCGGGTGGAGAAGCACCGCCAGGAGGCCATCAACCAGGTGAACCGCCTGGCGTCGTACTACGCGGTCTCGGAAGAGGTACTGGCTTCGAAGGAGCCGCCCAGATTCGACAAGGCGCTGGATGTCGATGTGCCACGGCCGCGCGGCATCATCGACCCGAGGGGGAATTCGAGGACGGGCTCCTCTACGTCGAACGGCCACTCGTCATACGACAGCGCACAAAGTAGCGTTTCCGCGCGGGGGAGCGGCCA from the Streptomyces sp. AM 4-1-1 genome contains:
- a CDS encoding ABC transporter substrate-binding protein, with translation MVTSVPPSSPHQPRLRLRLLLASGVAALALAAGSVLPGAPLSPAAQSARAADGGDGRTTLTVAVAQSVDSLSPFLAQRLVSTSVHRLMYDFLTNYDPQDNHAIPGLATTWEPSADKLTWTYTIRSDATWSDGQRVTAEDAAWTFDKIMTDEAAATANGSFVTNFRKVTAAGPEKLVIQLKRPQATMTALDVPIVPKHIWEKVGDFSKFNNDTAFPIVGDGPFVLTDYKVDSYVRLRANKDFWRGSPKFDEIVFRYYKDQDAAVAALRKGEVSFVAGSPSLTPAQSASLKNTENIKVNDAPGRRFYALAVNPGARTKDGTEFGDGNPALLDQRVRQALFLAVDRRTVIDKVFQGHAVEGAGYIPPRFSTYFWQPPAERKQAYDPRRAAALLDNAGYRKNAAGKRVGKDGRPLDLRILCHATDPNDKAVGKYLQEWWGGLGIGLKVDCLDNVTDPWYAGEYDLAFDGWSVNPDPDFVLSIHTCAALPTRPRTSATTDNFICDKEYDRLYDQQLAEYDPARRAGIVKRMESRLYDSGYMNVMAYPNAVEAYRTDQIESITTMPAAAGNIWGQDGYWSWWSAVPAGSSADGGGGGGSTGVLIGVGAAVVVLAGGGLLIALRRRSTAEDRA
- a CDS encoding SCO5717 family growth-regulating ATPase, whose protein sequence is MNGDRDEIRRAWETPVDDQSDAEPAEMTGEFTIDYTPPAWYTQNASGDASGAAAGPGASVTPPPPRGAPVSVPGLPDGSGFEPHRTPEPATPASSPVPVATADGDGAPDPFGGGDVESGATMRFSSAALKREFAERDAAAGITPPETGPDGAGSGSFDTAVSPGTDAEGATGAEAEPKREMRSGAGPEDAPPAEAGADSLSGDFPVAGPAVSDEADGGTNGDPDDGTGPVAPTAGNASGPGTDARPATALGTDTDTGAGIDADAAVIGSDTGADEDAEPGPGHGPDAVVATTDSGPADTPSPELPVHVPPPAPAPWSQAPSAQGGLPPLPPAFQPATPQPSAPPSAPQWPAPVPAADVPGGYGFPPGPHSTQVPQSPRTPPVQQPPAYPNTPAQQGGYGFPQGTEPQPQAQPQPQPQPQAQPYPPQPYPPHQHQPQPRNGYGFPPAQPLPQPPAHPTAQQPQPPQFPGRLGGAPLPPVQGTSQSPAPVAAQQPPAPEPVQRQQPPQAYPPQHPYDGQLPPQAQPSPQPQPSHTPPVDPRAGAAWPTPVTHDQRERSVPGAPLGYTAAVELSSDRLVRGKQKAKSSRNPSSASRFKLGGKKEEIERQRKLELIRTPVLSCYRIAVISLKGGVGKTTTTTALGSTLATERQDKILAIDANPDAGTLGRRVRRETGATIRDLVQAIPYLNSYMDIRRFTSQASSGLEIIANDVDPAVSTAFNDEDYRRAIDVLGKQYPIILTDSGTGLLYSAMRGVLDLADQLIIISTPSVDGASSASTTLDWLSAHGYAELVQRSLTVISGVRETGKMIKVDDIVRHFETRCRGVVVVPFDEHLAAGAEVDLDMMRPKTREAYFNLSALVAEDFARAQQQQGLWTSDGSSPPPQYAPPMPGPQGPGRQPYAPGQHPSARQSQQPNPQHQPYGGQAPSQQPSPHQPSPHQPFPQQSFPQQPYPPQQPYPAQQPPQQYQYPQYPQPPQQHQTQQPQAQQPHPPQPSPDDLRQSPPGTAGPAGPPSSRPPQQ
- a CDS encoding DUF397 domain-containing protein, giving the protein MGTQQEKDELYALDISDVKWLCPPGTEDVEERVEIAHLPGGAVAMRSSLDPDTVLRYTEAEWRAFVLGARDGEFDLK
- the eccE gene encoding type VII secretion protein EccE — its product is MSTATRRRTGRATARASGSSRRQRRNGRSVPSATTPLGAPAATTLRSISRTGRLGPLLRQLVLVEAALAVAAVGAVLGTPWVVPAVVVACALVLLAVVRRRGRAVQDWLATALALRARGRATGSAVRTGRAPDVEPTLAPVTEGVPGFGPSGYVDRNRRTVGMLGDGTFLTAVVRVEAGGEALRPAAGARALPLSLLGDALEVDDIVLESAQLVQQVRSAPAPHLPQRSVARLSYAPLQEKTGAPALRMTWVAVKLDPQLCREAVEARGGGLGGAQRCLVRVADHVASRITGAGFRAAVLDQDELNSAVATSACANPMLSARAGRPDSGHQRRTSETSRVWRCDDRWHTTYAVDRWPELGRGATPLPRLVSLLTSVPAYATTFSLTVRRGAHRGATTVSGHVRITGGSDTELVGVRRTLEQAARYAKVGLVRLDREQLPGVLATLPLGGAR
- the eccB gene encoding type VII secretion protein EccB, which codes for MASRRDELNAYTFAKRRLIAQFLQPNPTGSEEGAPRPLRAVVPGAIVGVVVLAVFGAWGMFKPVAPKGWDTPFENVIIASKSTTRYVVLKTEGKTQLHPVLNMSSAKLLLDPDKGKVVTVAESELDSGRIPHGATLGIPYAPDRLPDTREAGAAKRWAVCERPGEGGRAIQKAAFVLAERDRDRTEGAGRLTGGELMYVEGPDRTRYVVDANGTAYSLAKDELLLRTLVGQDRPAQRVSDAWLATLRTGDPITFPRVQGTPGADAGVAGDLGTEANKVGMVLAATSGTRTQRYVVLPGRVAPVSDFTAKLLLSSRDLIGLGQAGNALPVSAAAFEPGQAFGRNHDWPEYAPKPVNSAGTTKGSRNTVCNVLRSVRKSDGATTLSTWVGADFPATLPTGSSSAYVTPGSGLLFRQFKGSRTDTGFLFLVTDTGLRYAMQSNGDSAADDSGIGESGSEKDREAARQEAQQAQNRLGYKDVVPAPVPAAWSSFLPTGPRLSTSDARQPQGS
- the mycP gene encoding type VII secretion-associated serine protease mycosin, translating into MRGGPVTYTYRRLLFAVAATAVTLITVPVAPAVADDSTQCTFPAKEYPGRPWALQRVLLDELWKQSTGKGVRVAVIDTGIDIRNPQLAHAVDVKSGRNFLRKDLKSEDGAPIKRGREDGTTDGVGHGTKVAGIIAARPAKGTGFTGLAPDATLIPVQQNDADGHGTAETLADAIHYAVDDAHADVINISQDTANALEPSPVLKQAVEDALAKDVVVVASAGNDGLGGNAKKTYPASYEGVLAVAASDRNNERAAFSQSGEFVGVAAPGVDMVSTVPGGGHCSDNGTSFSAPYVAGVAALIKAKHPGWTQREIVAQIQQTAERSIAGHDRLVGWGVVDPVRALSEDDKPVERPVANEGVSRAEAPTPAELHLGETAEERNQRLATYVVVGGVVLVAAISGTAVALRDARRRTAGATRRPTG